Proteins encoded within one genomic window of Oncorhynchus tshawytscha isolate Ot180627B linkage group LG02, Otsh_v2.0, whole genome shotgun sequence:
- the pigu gene encoding phosphatidylinositol glycan anchor biosynthesis class U protein, which produces MFEHFRLFFICVFQINVFFYTIPLPIKLKSPSSPSSSPPSSSHIEGDIAAWNHLYRFLKNIFLVLVVLLACSALFPVLWHLWIYAGSANSNFYYSITLLFNVAQILVVSDYFYVYLRREHHLTHGQYLKRKDGSEATLVLK; this is translated from the exons ATGTTTGAGCACTTCCGCCTCTTCTTCATCTGTGTCTTTCAGATCAACGTGTTCTTCTACACAATTCCACTCCCCATCAAGCTAAA ATCGCCATCATCTCCATCTTCAAGTCCTCCATCTTCAAGCCATATAGAGGGCGACATCGCAGCCTGGAACCACCTCTACAGAT TCCTGAAGAATATCTTCCTGGTGCTGGTTGTGTTGTTGGCGTGCTCCGCGCTGTTCCCCGTCCTCTGGCACCTCTGGATATACGCGGGTAGTGCCAACTCCAACTTCTACTATTCCATCACGCTGCTCTTCAATGTGGCACAG ATCTTGGTGGTGTCGGACTACTTCTACGTGTACCTGCGGCGAGAGCATCACCTAACCCACGGCCAGTACCTGAAGAGGAAAGACGGTAGCGAAGCCACTCTGGTTCTCAAGTAg